A region of Solanum dulcamara chromosome 7, daSolDulc1.2, whole genome shotgun sequence DNA encodes the following proteins:
- the LOC129895908 gene encoding uncharacterized protein LOC129895908 isoform X1, with the protein MASRRVQSKMAKRSKLHLLRTLTNSKSVKKNSIILDAFLYIIKLRLQLEAIQREYQQLLNHVQLEVKVEKLIGTRFLVKVTCKKGKDVLVSILEVFEEMKLSVVQARVTSRYFFGMEAIVEAENEANLDVKVNLTRALQMAISFGEELM; encoded by the exons ATGGCATCAAGAAGAGTGCAAAGTAAAATGGCAAAGCGTAGCAAGCTCCACCTTTTACGAACACTTACAAACTCCAAATCA GTGAAAAAGAACTCTATCATCTTGGATGCTTTCCTTTACATCATCAAGCTAAGACTCCAGCTAGAAGCCATTCAAAGAGAGTATCAACAACTCTTAAATCATGTCCAATTA GAAGTGAAGGTGGAAAAGCTTATTGGGACAAGATTTTTGGTGAAAGTGACATGCAAAAAGGGGAAAGATGTGCTTGTGTCAATTTTGGAGGTATTTGAAGAGATGAAACTAAGTGTTGTTCAAGCTAGAGTTACAAGTAGGTACTTCTTTGGCATGGAAGCTATTGTGGAAGCTGAAAATGAAGCTAATTTGGATGTAAAAGTTAATTTGACAAGAGCACTTCAAATGGCTATCTCCTTTGGGGAGGAATTAATGTAG
- the LOC129895908 gene encoding uncharacterized protein LOC129895908 isoform X2 has protein sequence MASRRVQSKMAKRSKLHLLRTLTNSKSEVKVEKLIGTRFLVKVTCKKGKDVLVSILEVFEEMKLSVVQARVTSRYFFGMEAIVEAENEANLDVKVNLTRALQMAISFGEELM, from the exons ATGGCATCAAGAAGAGTGCAAAGTAAAATGGCAAAGCGTAGCAAGCTCCACCTTTTACGAACACTTACAAACTCCAAATCA GAAGTGAAGGTGGAAAAGCTTATTGGGACAAGATTTTTGGTGAAAGTGACATGCAAAAAGGGGAAAGATGTGCTTGTGTCAATTTTGGAGGTATTTGAAGAGATGAAACTAAGTGTTGTTCAAGCTAGAGTTACAAGTAGGTACTTCTTTGGCATGGAAGCTATTGTGGAAGCTGAAAATGAAGCTAATTTGGATGTAAAAGTTAATTTGACAAGAGCACTTCAAATGGCTATCTCCTTTGGGGAGGAATTAATGTAG